A window of the Sneathiella sp. P13V-1 genome harbors these coding sequences:
- a CDS encoding cation diffusion facilitator family transporter yields the protein MASGSKKVIYAALIGNTLIAVSKFVGASVTGSSAMVSEGVHSLVDTGNQGLMLLGLKRASRAADKKHPFGYGMEVYFWSFMVAVLIFALGAGISIYEGLHAISAPEAVKDPIWNYSILSLGIVFEGWAWTVAYKEFKKTIGDTPIWTAIKRSKDPTIFTVLLEDTAAMLGLVIAMVGIFLSQQLNMPILDGVASIAIGCVLALVAVILSIECKALLIGETAIPETIEGIENIINAHPDILNLNELLTMHLGPEDILLTVSVDFKDGISAEMVEQSITDLEKTIKEAHPKVKRIFIEVQSVSDHLAATVGNA from the coding sequence ATGGCAAGCGGGTCGAAGAAAGTTATCTATGCAGCTCTGATCGGAAATACCCTGATAGCGGTTTCCAAATTTGTTGGCGCCAGCGTCACCGGCTCCAGCGCAATGGTGAGCGAAGGTGTTCACTCTTTGGTGGATACAGGCAATCAAGGGCTGATGCTATTGGGCTTGAAACGCGCGAGCCGCGCCGCCGATAAGAAACACCCTTTTGGATATGGCATGGAGGTTTATTTCTGGTCCTTTATGGTTGCGGTTCTCATTTTCGCACTTGGGGCTGGTATTTCCATTTATGAAGGCCTTCACGCCATCAGCGCCCCAGAAGCGGTCAAAGATCCAATATGGAACTACTCCATCCTTAGTCTTGGAATTGTTTTCGAAGGCTGGGCGTGGACGGTGGCCTATAAAGAATTCAAAAAAACCATTGGCGATACGCCGATTTGGACGGCCATCAAGCGAAGCAAAGACCCTACGATCTTTACAGTTCTGCTTGAGGACACCGCTGCAATGCTGGGCCTGGTTATCGCTATGGTTGGTATTTTTCTGTCCCAACAACTGAACATGCCAATACTGGATGGAGTTGCCTCCATTGCAATTGGATGCGTGCTCGCTCTCGTGGCAGTTATTCTTTCAATTGAGTGTAAAGCGTTGTTAATTGGGGAGACCGCAATTCCGGAAACAATCGAAGGCATTGAAAATATTATCAATGCTCACCCGGATATTCTGAATTTAAATGAACTCTTAACGATGCATTTAGGACCTGAGGATATACTTCTTACCGTAAGCGTGGATTTCAAAGATGGGATCAGTGCTGAGATGGTAGAGCAGTCCATTACGGATCTTGAAAAAACCATCAAAGAAGCCCATCCAAAAGTGAAGCGTATTTTTATCGAAGTACAAAGCGTTTCAGATCATTTAGCCGCAACAGTTGGCAATGCCTGA
- a CDS encoding PAS domain-containing protein, with product MSSKLVSDREDNFHSIERKPLNSVDELHLEKTSELLSWWKSFGATPPTRSDFDIIKFPHLAPNIYLIEVISPTRFLYRLCGEEVGRLVGRAYRMVEMSPTSDVMEDRLLADYLIMLMDLKGPCTCRGSLKFFDRDFSLFESLDVPLMDEDGNITHFLGVLDEIKR from the coding sequence TTGTCGAGTAAGCTAGTATCGGACAGGGAAGATAACTTTCACTCAATAGAGAGAAAGCCTCTTAATTCTGTAGATGAACTTCATCTGGAAAAAACCAGTGAATTGCTCTCTTGGTGGAAATCCTTTGGGGCGACGCCACCAACACGCTCTGATTTTGACATCATCAAATTCCCTCATCTTGCGCCAAATATCTATTTGATTGAGGTTATCTCTCCGACCCGCTTCCTTTATCGTCTATGCGGCGAAGAAGTGGGGCGTCTTGTTGGGCGTGCCTATCGTATGGTGGAAATGAGCCCAACAAGCGACGTGATGGAAGATCGCCTGCTGGCGGACTACCTCATCATGCTTATGGATCTGAAAGGTCCCTGCACCTGCCGCGGCAGCCTCAAATTCTTCGACAGGGACTTCTCGCTCTTTGAATCTCTCGATGTCCCTCTTATGGACGAAGACGGAAACATTACCCATTTCCTGGGTGTCCTGGACGAGATCAAGCGGTGA
- a CDS encoding cupin domain-containing protein has translation MDSNVINLKDKLTKFSEHWSPRVIAEMNNYQFKLAKFKDEFVWHDHKDTDEVFLVIHGSMFIEFTDKTVELNEGEMFVVPKGVKHKPFAKEECHVLLVEPRGVVNTGENTGGLTALNDVWV, from the coding sequence ATGGACAGCAATGTTATCAACCTGAAAGACAAACTGACCAAATTTTCAGAACACTGGTCGCCACGTGTAATTGCTGAAATGAATAATTACCAATTCAAGTTGGCAAAGTTCAAAGATGAGTTTGTATGGCATGATCATAAAGATACGGATGAAGTATTTTTGGTTATTCACGGCTCTATGTTTATTGAATTTACAGACAAAACCGTCGAACTGAACGAAGGTGAAATGTTCGTCGTTCCTAAAGGGGTTAAGCACAAACCGTTTGCAAAAGAGGAATGCCATGTCCTTCTTGTTGAGCCACGGGGTGTAGTAAATACAGGAGAGAATACAGGCGGTTTGACCGCACTAAATGATGTGTGGGTATAA
- a CDS encoding DJ-1/PfpI family protein codes for MKIAIITLDAFNELDSFIASAILNRVNLPDWEVQICCPTDQVTSMNGVRIEAQQPIEYANTADIVLFGSGMKTLEYANDASFLKRLSLDPTKQLIGSQCSGALFLQRLGLLENTISTDTLTAPKLLEVGMEVADQPLYAEGNIASTGGCLSSYYLAAWMITKATNWQTAADIIHYVAPVGQKEMYVEMTKGALADYL; via the coding sequence ATGAAAATCGCAATCATAACGCTTGACGCTTTTAATGAACTGGACAGCTTCATTGCCTCTGCGATTTTGAACCGGGTAAATCTGCCCGATTGGGAAGTGCAGATCTGCTGCCCCACAGATCAGGTCACATCCATGAACGGGGTTCGCATAGAGGCGCAACAACCCATCGAATATGCCAACACGGCAGACATTGTGTTGTTCGGAAGCGGCATGAAAACGTTGGAATACGCCAATGACGCTTCTTTCCTAAAACGTCTATCGCTGGACCCAACTAAACAACTCATCGGCTCTCAATGCTCGGGTGCCCTTTTTCTGCAGCGGCTTGGATTGCTTGAAAACACAATCTCCACCGACACCCTCACAGCCCCCAAATTACTGGAGGTCGGCATGGAGGTAGCGGATCAACCTCTCTATGCCGAAGGTAACATCGCGTCTACTGGTGGCTGCCTCTCCTCCTACTACCTCGCCGCTTGGATGATCACCAAAGCCACCAACTGGCAAACCGCCGCCGACATCATCCACTATGTTGCCCCCGTTGGGCAGAAAGAGATGTATGTAGAGATGACAAAGGGTGCGTTGGCTGACTACCTATAA
- a CDS encoding AraC family transcriptional regulator gives MDTNDLLSEVFSMLRISSEVYFRTSMAGEYAVEVPQENRRVRFHIVLRGSCWLCIPGEEPIQLSEGDVALVPNGASQSIKATPELQPSNLSDLINKGAIQNNILTVGEGVETVSLLCGFCQFDEAIEHPAIYLLPAYIHLRQKDLGDSPWLSTAMKLLSLEANLRNQGSTAIISRLVEVIFIQTIRQATQNNDLLSNGFARALSDKYLSKALSVIHTEPQNKWRVEDLAKIAGMSRASFAKKFSDEVGRTPIEYLRDWRLLKARRLLHSSSLSIDEIAEQCGYESLPSFSKLFKNRFEMGPSTYRKMTR, from the coding sequence ATGGATACAAATGATCTTCTGTCGGAAGTGTTTTCGATGCTTCGTATCTCCAGTGAGGTTTATTTTCGAACCAGTATGGCAGGTGAATATGCGGTAGAGGTGCCTCAGGAAAATCGACGTGTAAGATTTCACATCGTCCTTAGGGGGTCATGCTGGCTATGTATCCCGGGAGAAGAGCCTATTCAGTTAAGTGAGGGGGATGTTGCGCTGGTTCCGAACGGAGCAAGTCAATCCATTAAAGCAACTCCCGAGTTGCAGCCGTCTAATTTGTCCGACCTGATTAATAAAGGGGCCATTCAGAATAATATTCTAACTGTCGGGGAAGGGGTCGAAACAGTTTCGCTTTTATGTGGGTTTTGTCAATTTGATGAAGCAATTGAGCATCCCGCTATCTATCTTCTCCCCGCATATATACATCTTCGGCAAAAAGACCTCGGAGATTCCCCTTGGCTAAGCACGGCGATGAAACTGTTGTCTCTGGAAGCAAATTTACGCAATCAAGGATCTACAGCTATCATAAGCCGTCTTGTAGAAGTGATTTTTATCCAGACAATTCGGCAGGCTACGCAAAATAACGACCTGCTAAGTAATGGTTTTGCGAGGGCTCTTTCTGACAAATATTTATCAAAAGCATTATCTGTAATCCATACGGAGCCCCAAAATAAATGGCGCGTAGAAGACCTTGCGAAAATTGCAGGGATGTCGAGAGCCAGTTTTGCTAAAAAATTCTCTGACGAGGTCGGTCGAACGCCGATCGAGTATTTAAGAGACTGGCGTCTTCTAAAAGCGAGGAGGCTTCTCCACTCATCAAGTTTATCAATTGATGAAATCGCTGAACAATGCGGATACGAGTCTCTTCCCTCATTTTCGAAATTGTTCAAAAATAGATTTGAAATGGGCCCGAGCACTTACCGTAAAATGACCAGGTGA
- a CDS encoding LysE family translocator: MSTETIIALAGFAFVMSISPGPGNFLLLASGANFGLLRSLPLILGISVGFLSMVLGVGLGLGGILEQFPAVYIFLRLLCGIYVFWLAFKIAKSRSLGSNDSENISKPISFIQAALFQLLNPKAWTVALIVTVTYTTQENYLLNLLLLIGIFAIINIPSISTWAISGAALRRILEKGNRIAVFNISMAILLVFSMIPMIIN, translated from the coding sequence ATGAGCACTGAAACCATTATCGCCCTTGCGGGGTTTGCATTTGTTATGTCCATTTCTCCAGGGCCAGGCAATTTCCTCTTACTAGCCTCTGGAGCTAATTTTGGATTATTGAGATCCCTACCTCTTATTTTGGGTATATCGGTGGGTTTTCTATCAATGGTACTGGGTGTCGGCCTGGGATTGGGCGGAATTCTAGAACAATTTCCAGCGGTCTATATTTTTTTGCGTCTATTGTGTGGGATATACGTATTTTGGCTTGCTTTTAAGATTGCCAAAAGCCGCTCCTTGGGCAGCAATGACAGTGAAAATATTTCAAAACCTATCTCCTTTATTCAAGCGGCGTTATTTCAACTCCTTAACCCAAAAGCTTGGACAGTCGCATTGATTGTTACTGTCACCTATACCACCCAGGAAAATTATTTACTAAATCTGTTGCTACTTATCGGGATATTCGCAATTATAAATATCCCGTCAATCAGCACTTGGGCAATCTCCGGCGCGGCACTCCGAAGGATCCTCGAAAAGGGAAACCGTATTGCAGTTTTCAATATTTCTATGGCAATCCTCTTGGTGTTCAGCATGATCCCCATGATAATTAATTAA